The DNA segment TATCCAAGCGCTCTAGGCTCAACCAGCTTAGGTTCCTATCTTGGTTTCGGATCTCAAGGGGCTAGTGTACTCATGTTTCTGGCATGGGGTACTGCCGGATTGGTGGCTGGTCTTGTAGCACGTGGGATTCCAGATGGGGTTATGGCGTCAATTTTCGCGGTTGTTGTCGGAGCTGTTCTGAATTGGTTGCTTGTTTTCTTTATATCTCCGGGTGTTGATTTTACCGCTATCTTTGGAACAGCTTCTCTAATCATCCTTCAGATTCTCTTAGAAGCAACAATCTACCCAATAATTGGAGCAACTATTGGCGGTGTCTTGGGAGGAGCAATCACTCGAAAACGTTAGGAATGCATTTCTTTTTGTTTTGGTACATCAGTATCTGAACCATGGAGAACTCGTCCACATTCTGCACACAGCATAGGTTTCGATTTGTAGACGGCACCACACTCGCATATAGTACGAATTTGCTCAGGTGGCTCAGGTTCGGCTTCAGTTAACAATCTTCCCTTAATATGGACTACAGGTACAGCAGTTGGAACCGACAGAAGTGCAGTGGGTATAGCTTGAATGAACTGAGATAAAAGAAACGAATTTCGTTCAACCATGTCACCAAACCACATTGACGGATTCTGCAAGAATACTGATAAAACTGACAGGACGCCAATAATCCCCCCTATCCATAAAGCGGTCCTGATACTATTGCCTTCTGATACCGAAAAAATACCTGCTATGATTCCAGTGGTTAACCAGATGGAAATGTAGGTTATGATCATATTTGAATTCAGGATAACCGATATTGCTGAATTGAGCGTAGCTCCTCCAGCAATAAGAAACCCGATAATATCAAATGGTGAAGGATATGCGGGAACACCTACTTGCATGAGTGCGACTGCCAAATACGACCCTAGTAGAACAGAGGTAATCGCCCCCATTAGGTTTCTCATTCTGTGATATCCACCTTCTCTGGTACTACCTGAGTGACTATTGCCCCCTCTTAATCTTTTGTCAGTATGACATTACCGTTTTACTGATAACACGTTTCTTACAGTTGAATGAGTGAACCCAACTGCGGAAACTTCTGTGTTCCACCCTTCCCCTGCCCGGCGTCACCACCATACCGAGGCGCTACCCCCAGCCAAGCAAGGGCTTTGGCCGTCATCATCAGGACACGGTCCCTCCTCCGGTCTCGGCTTCTGTCTCCTGCCCGTGTCCAGGTACATCACACCCGGGGGCAGTGAGGTTTTCCACAGCTTTTGCCACGGCGGAGTTATTATCACTCGGTCCAGTCTCGTCACCGAAGCTGGACAGGTCCAGTTGAACAAAGCGAACAGCCGCGGACTCTCCCCGGCCTGATGGAGGACCGTTATGGGAGAGTGAGGACTTCTGCTTAGAAGAACAAGTCTTCCTCACAGCCTTCGGGGCTGAACCGTTCCCCCGTTTGGGGGTGGCCCACCGCCCTAGTCCGGTCTCATCCTTAAGTGAAGGAATGAGCGTGAGTAAACGACGTGCGATATTCAGGGAGCCGTTGCGGTCAGCATTGGTGCGGAAGCCGCACGTGTGGCACACGAACAACGACTGCTTAGGACGTACTCCCTTGTTGCCACACTTCCAGCACATAATCGAGGTCCAGTTCTCAGGTACCGCGTGAAAGTGGCTCTCCTTGCCTTCCACTTCCCACCCGAGCTGTTCGAGTCCGTGTTTGAGGCCCTCGGTGATACGCGAAAAGCTCCACCTGTGCACCATGCCCCTGAACTTGGAACCTTTGTAATTGCCGCGTCTAGCAGCATTCCGGATTCCCTTGAGCCTGCCAGTCATGACTCTGAGTACGTATGGATTTTCCTCCTCGGATTTCCTTGGGGCCATGAACTCGCTGAAATCATCTGAGTCCTTGTCATCGCTCATGATGAATTCCTTCCCTTAGAAAAAGTTCGCGATTTTCATGGCTTGAAACTGGATTGACGATAGATGGAGTTATCAAGCCGTTGAGTCCACATTGAGCCCGGGAACGTTGGCGGTTTGATGCAAGACTCACCTCTCCCTGATACTGTTGGGGCTTTCGGTGTCCATATCGTTTCGTAATCGCTTGAGCAGTTCTCTGGGTTGGTTGTTTCAGCATAGGTAGCCCGTTCATAGGACATATCCTCCCGTAAGCTACTAGGATATCGTTGACATCAATCTTTCGTTTTTTTGCCCGGGATATAGGAGGGCTTTGAGAGTCCATCTGAGCAGTTATACTAGTTTCTACAAATTCATTCCCCTTTAGAAATTCTAGATTTCGTCAATCAGGGCTATAGATGCCCAGATGAAAAGTCCTTTGCCGTAGGTTCCCGGTCTTTATGGTTTTTAGTCACCATTTTCGGCATCATCGTAACAGACATTCATATTATGCTCAGAGATCGGCAATGCTCATGACTCTATGGTCTGTCAAACAACCATTTCATACGAGCAGTAATGGGAGCTGCACCTTGACGAATCCAGCTCAGCTTGTTTGCCGCTGATATAGGAACTTTCATCGAAGCTTGCTGGAGGTTTGACCTTAAGAAACAGACGGGCCCTTTCTGAAAATATCTATTCCAGCACAACAAGACAAATAGACTTTCTTTCACCCCGCCAGCTTGATTACTTTTGTGGGGTAGATGGAAATTTTACAATTATTTTACACTTGAGAGTGTTGATTTATTTAGGATTATGTAAAATTCGCTGCTCTCCTGATGTTGATATTCGGTATATCACCTTTACATTGATTAGGACAGATTGAAGCTGTTATCATGGCGAGAACTTGACCGCAATGCTTTTCAGATTGCCGCCGATGCATTGCAATGCAGAGCCGGGTTGATGTCTGTCCTACTGCCCCCGAAGAGGTGCACATAAAATGGCTAGTGATTTAGAGCGAGCTCTATCCAAGCTTAGGTTTGACGAACAGGTGCTTGGCTATTCCTTAATGACGAAGGTTGGCAGACCATTTGTTAGCTTTTCATTCCCTGACGAGCTTTTCCCACGAGTAAAGGACAGTATTGCCCTCTACGAGTCTGATTTGCGTCTTATGACCATTGATACCGAACGAGGGCTTGTTGTATTATCCCCAGTTGATAGTAACTGGATTCTTACAGTTCTCTACGAACCTGAACTACAGCTTGGGCTTGCAATAGCTAAAACAAAGAATGTGCTTCGATTACTAGAAGGTATTGAGCTCCCCCCTCCACCTGATGAGTTTGAAGAATCTGCAGAATCCAATTTAGAGGTTTTGGAGAGTATTGCAATACAGGCAGCTTCCACGGAAACGGAACCAACCGTGTCCGAAGCGCAACCTCAGCCAGCTACTCGAGCAGAACCTGTAGAAAAAGAACCCAAAAAAGAAGCAGAACCAGAACCTGAAGAGGAGATAAAACCACGAGATTTCAATGTTAAGCCAGATACTGTACCAGAGCGTCACAACCAATACTCTAGTGCATTGTCTCTAGACTCGGACTTATACAAAGAGATGAAGGACAAGTATCGTAATTTCGGTTTTGATGTCTTGATGCTTGTTGATAACAGAACCAGTGTCGAAGATATTGCTGATGCTATGCTGCAGCCCCATGAGAGAATCATGGAATTATTGCGTTGGGCAGCCACAAAGCGGATTATTGATTTGCCTCGCGCAGAGAGAACTGAAGGTGCCGACCGCACACTGGGTCGTTTCGTCAAGTGCCCCCATTACAAAGGGAATGAATCGAAAGTTGATTCAGACGATCGGAACATAATTAGTCTTTGTGATGGAACTCATACACCAGAACAGATTGCTGAGATGACTGAAGAGCCTCTCAACAAGGTTATTCGGGTAATTGCTAAATATCGGAAAGAAGGTCTTGTCATGATTGGCAAAACTCTGTAACTAACAATTATTGTCGAGGTAACCCCAAAATGGTTAGCGTCAGAAACCCCTTATTGGTAACTTTGTACTCTCGAATCGTTGACAAGGTTTTGGCCACGACTGAAAGTATTGAAGAAGCCAACGACGAACTCCGCGAAGTGGGCCGAAGTATATCAACCAACTTATATCTTAACTCTGAAATCGCCCAGAACACAAAGGAAACTATCCAAACTAGGGAAGACGTATCAAAGCTAGTAGAGGTAGTTTTCAGAGAGCTTTACGACAGAAAGCCCGACGATATCGATATGGATACCGCCCGTGGAAGTGTGCGAATCACTGACGAAGAATGTGTATGGTGTCAAGATGTTCATCTTGAAGGGATGAGGGGATTTGGATACGGCGAGATTTTCAGTGGTATTCTGGAGGCAATTTTGGAGCTCAAGGGCGTCGATGCTAAAGTCTTCCAAGAAATGTCTCGAGCAACTGGCTCTGACCGCTGCATATGGAATGTGCGGCTCGTCTGGTGATGTCTTAAGTGTGGTAATCACAATAAAGCACATATGAGATGCCAGTATCATTTAGTAAGGAGTGCTCCCGATGTCAAATGAAGTCATTGAATGGTGGAAAGGTCGACTTGATTCTAATGAACTTATGAAGGCCTTCTTCGCGAAAACTTGGACAAAACTTGGTGCTAGAATTGAGGTTCTCTTCCCTGATCGCGTTAGGGATCTTTACTACAGCGCTGGAAGGTTAGCAGGCTTGGAGGCACAAAGGGAGTATTTCAAGATAGGAGAGCAGACACCTCCTGGTGATTTCAAAGGTATAATTGAATTCATCACAATGGCCTTAGAACGTCTCATAGTGCCTTTTGGAGAAATTGAGATTGCTAAACTCTACAAGCTATTTCTCGATGAGGAAGCTATCATCGAAATCAAGGAAAACCCATACGCTTCTGGTATGGATTCAGAGGAGCCAGCCTGTTATTACTTGCGAGGTTTCATTGAATCAATTATGGAGTACCTTACGGACTACAATCGAATAGATTACGAGACACTGGAGATTGAAGAAGAAACGTGTATGGCAATGGGCGATGAAGCCTGTAGTTTCCATATCAAGATGAGCTACCCTCCGCGGGGATAGGCATCCATATGTATAGCAATGTAACAAACATATCGCTTAATTGCAGATACTCCTATTTGCTACTTGGTTAAAAGCAATGAGTGTTGGAACAAGGACTAAAGGACTTCTGGCTGCGACGGTAATGGCTCTCATGATGTCGGGGCTTGCAGTCTTCTTGATTTTCACTGTTCAGAACGGATCGACAGCAATTTCAGCTAATGAAGTTAGTGAGGCTGCAAGTGTACATCAGGCAACCGTTGACTGTGATTTCAATTTGTCCTCGGTGAAGATGGGCACATCGGTGATACTGGAAGATACCATAACCAACACTCTTGGCAGTATCATCCCATCTATACTGATTATAGGAACAATTTCAGTTGATACAGGAGAAGACAAACATGACACTCTGCGGGCTAGAATTCTCCATGAAATTGAGAGTTTCCCTGGTATTCACCTTCGAGAACTCAGGCGACATCTAGATTGTGCTATGGGTGCACTTCAATACCATCTTTCCAATCTAGAAGAAGCAGAATTGGTAGTCTCCCATAGAATGGGTAACACTCGCCATCTATTCATTGACGGCTTCACATCCGAAGAACGGAATATGGAACTTGCATCTTTGATTCGCAATCCAACAGTAGGTTCTATTATCCAACAGTGCCTAGCCGAATCTGAAATCACACAAGCAGAACTCAGTCGAGTTCTCTCATTGGATAAGAGCTTAGTTTCATACTATGTTAGTAGTCTCTTAGATGCGGATATCGTTCAGAAGCTCAAGGTATTTGGCAGAGAAAAGCCATTGGTTGTCAAAGAATGGGCGGCAGAAGCTATATCCGACTTGGGCCTCGCTTTGGAGTAATCTTTGGTTATATGCAGTAATGGTATACAGATGAATTCAATTCAACTGCAGACCGTTGGGATGGAATAACAATGCATGAAGACACTATACTTGGAAGCGATGAAACCGATATTGAACTTGACTTGGATGATTTGGAGGGTGCCAAGCATGCGATTAGGCTAGACAAGGTCTCTAGGATCTACGAACTCGATGGGCACGAAATTCAAGCAGTACAGGATGTAACTATGCAAGTTACCCCTGGTGAATTTGTCGCGATTAGTGGACCTTCAGGCTCGGGGAAAACAACCTTACTCAATATTATAGGTTGCATCGACTGTGCCTCCTCTGGCAGAGTATATGTAATGGATGTACCAATAGGTGATTATGATGAAACTTTCAGAGCCACTTTCAGACTGACTTATACTGGTTTCATTTTTCAAAGCTACAATTTGATTTCAACACTAACTGCGCTTGAAAATGTGATGTTTCCCATGCAGCTGTCTGAGCGAAAACTCAGGACAATACGGTCTGAAGCTTCTGATCTTCTCAAGCGGGTAGGACTATCTGAACGGGAAGAACACCTTCCTTGGCAGCTAAGCTCAGGAGAGCAACAGAGAGTAGCTATAGCACGGGCAATGGCAAATAATCCCCCTCTGATTCTTGCAGATGAACCTACTGCTAACCTTGATGCGGAAAGCGCAACGATGGTAAGAGACTTGCTAACCGCTTTGAATCGTGAAGGCAAAACGGTAGTTACAATGACTCATGATGAGCGGCTATTGTCTCTTTCCGATGCTCACAGATACGAAATGAAAAATGGGGTGTTGAGACCTCATGAGTAAGCAGGACTATGCATCACAGGATCTAAAGCGGAGACCTCTCCGTACCGCTCTTGTTATGGCAACCATGACCACGGTTGTCGCAGCCACCGTCTTCTTGTTCCTTTTTGGTAATGTGTTGCTAGATATCACCTTTTTGATAACTTCCGAAGCTTCAACGTCCTCTCTAATAGTGTTTTTTGAAGGATTCATATGGACATCATTGATACTTGTCCTCCTTCTTGGTGCTGTAGTAGTGACCAGTACTGTTTCATTAGAAATGAGCAGTAGACGGAAAGATATTGGACTAATGAAATCAATTGGAACCTTGATGGATACAGTTTTCGATCATTTCATGGCTCAGGCAATGATTCTGGTAGTCAGTAGTCTTGTTCTTGGATTTTCCTTTGGTACCATTTTTTACTTGGCTGGAATGATGTGGCTGGGAAGTGTTGTACCTAATGTCCAGTTTACTTTCAACTTCCCCTGGGTTCAGTTGTTAATCTTGGCGTTAATCTACATTGCTGGTGGCTACTTTGCTGCCCAGAAGCCAATCTATGACGCTGTCCATGAATCGCCTATTTCCGCAATGAATCCCAATGCAGCTACAACGGTTCATAAGAGAGGATTTTTTGATTCCTTCGGTCTATCGTTCAGAGTGGCAACAAGGAGTGTTGGCAGAAAAATTGCGGGTTCGAAGAAGACGTTGGTTGCAGTTGGCTTGAGTATCGCACTTGCGTCATTGCTGTGGGTTGGCGGCGGTGTTGTACAAACAACCACAGACGCCTATGTATCAAGGGCAATGGGAACCAACGTAGTTGCAATTGGAAATCCAAGTATGCTAGATAGGTATTATTCTGCTTATTCATTTTCCGGTGATACCCTAAATGATTCCTTCAGTTATTTGGATGAAACAGATTTGATACCGAATGAGTTGGTAACTGAACTTGAGAATATGACCGGAGTTATTCACTCAGAATCTCGGCTTGTTGACTATACTGCTGTCTCTGAGGGACCGGCTTACATTTGGAATCCTGAAACGAACGAGTATGAACGCATTGGTGGAGATAGAACTGGTTCTGCACTAATCATGGGCGTGGAGTGGCAGAATAGCATATCCGATTGGTATTTTGAAGGAGAGGAGGAACAGCTTTCTCTTGACGAATTCGCTGGCACGAGAAAGACTGCAATCGGTGGAAGAATGGCGAATACTCTATTTGAAGATCCTATGATTCAAAGTTTGGGCGTTGCAGGTGCATCATTCGATGTAGGCGCAATTGCCTTTGATATACTGAATGGGGGCATGGTAGCGATGATTTCTTTTTCGGAGATGCAAGAAATCTGGGACGTGTCTGGTCCCAATCTCTTTTTGGTGCAGCTTGATGAATACGATTCAACAATTCTCTCTCAGCTTGAGGATATCGCTTCTGATTATGGATTCGCTGTTCATCATCAACAAGAGACACTTAAAGGCAATATTGACTATATTGCCGGTCTTTGGAATCTTCTACAACCCTTGGCAATAATGGCCTTAGCTAGCGCGTTTCTGAGTCTAGTAAACTACTTGCTTGTCTCTATATTTGGCAGATTGAGAGACTACATCATCATGCGGTCTGTTGGTGCCAAACCAAGTTTCATTGCTCGCACGATGATTGCTGAGGGTCTAGAAATCGGCATGAAATCAGGCGTTCCGGCCATATTTGGCGCAATTCTCTTCAGCATATACCTTCTCGTTCCAGAAGCTGCAGTTCCAACGGTGCTCTATCTTCCTGTCTCTGTTGCAGTAATGTTATTAGCGGTGGGTTTGGTGGTCGTTTTGGCCGCCATTCCCGTGTATCTCCTATTTACTTCTGAATCCCGAAATCTGAGGGTATCCGAATTTTCTATTTAGGAACGTATTTAGGCGAATCTTAAAGCCTGAACATGAGGACGAAGAATGCCCCCGCAAGCCGAAGAAGAATTCTCAATTCACTGGATTGATGATGTTGTTTCAGACGTGTTAGAACGCGATACCGACGAATACTTGGTTTCTACAGGCAAGAGTCCAAGCGGTAGTATCCATATTGGATTCATGCGGGAATTAGTCATCGCTGATGTTATTACAAGAAGACTTCAAGATTTGGACAAGAATGCAAGAATGATGTTTGTTGTTGATGATTATGATCCAATCCGCTCATTTCCTGATGGAGTGTCTCTCCCGATAGATGAATGGTCTGGCATTCCATATTCTCGCATCCCTGATGAATTTGGATGTTGCAAGAGTTTCGGTGCTCATTATGCCAATGAATTGATAGAATCTTTCCCTGATTTTGGGGTCGATCCAGATGTTGTTTGGACAAGCAAAATCTACGAAACTGAAGAAATGCTGGATGCTGTGAGAATATGCCTTCGTCATACTGAGACAATAAGGGAAATAATGGTTGAATACGTAGCTAGTGACTTTGATGACGAACAACGTGAGGAATACCTGAAAGGTATGGAATCATGGTTTCCTGCTTCAGTTGTCTGTCCCAAATGTGGGCATCTTCAGTCTGGTACGAAAGGTGCAATCGAACCAAATAGGGTAACAGATTATGATGCAGAGAAAGACCTGATAACTTTCGAGTGTCAGGAATGCGGCTATTCGGACACACTGCCACTTGATGAACTCAAGATTAAACTCACTTGGAGAGTTGATTGGCCCGCGAAGTGGTATATCTATGATGTTACATGCGAGCCGGCTGGAAAGGACCACTCAGTAAAAGGTGGCTCATATGATACAGGTCTAGAAGTCTCCCGTCGGGTCTTTAATGAACAAGGGCCTGTGAAGGTCGCCTATGAATGGGTTCGGATTGGCGGTCGCGATATGGCCACTTCTGAAGGGATTGTTTTCACACCTGACGCATGGACCAAAATTGCTCCCCCCGAGGTCTACAGATACCTTATGCTCAAGACCGATTTAAGGCGTGCGATAAACATAGAACCTGAAAGACTGCCTGAACTTATCGATGAATATGATAGATTCGAGCGGATTTACTACGGGCTTGAAGAAGGTACTGAAGAAGAAATAGAGGTAGCCCAATTGGTATATCCTCTAACTCAGGTTCATCCTGTAAGAGATACCTATTGTCCCAAGCTTCCGTTCAAGTTCGCAAAGGAAGTATCTCAACTTGAAGATTTCCTAGGTCCAGAGGTTGTTATGAATCGATGCAAGGAAGCTATCAAAAAGCAATATGACCTCAATCAGGTATCTGAAGAAGCTATCTCACATATCCGAGTGAGGTTGCAAAGAGCAAAGAATTGGGTAAACCAATTTGGTTCAGATAGTGACAAGCTGACAATTAGAGATACTGTGCCAGATGAATTCAGCATGAAGTTATCTCCAGAGGAAAAGGAGTTTTTGGAAAAAATGCTGGACCTACTTCAGAGTGGACCGCTGGAAGACGAAGAGATTCAAAGTGCAGTTTTTGAGAATGCACGAGATATTGGTATCAAGGTAGGAAAAGCATTCGGTGTGTTCTACAAACTTCTGATTTCACGTAGACATGGACCTAGACTGGGCCCATTCATAAATCTCTTGGGTCGAGAGTGGGTAGTTGAGCGATTGGAGGCTGTCTTACAGAGGAAGTAATACCCCTCCGTAAGATGTATATTACTTATTCAAATGGCGCCCCGTACGATAGAGGATAGGAATAACAAATGGTACTAGGAAAACTTCGAGAACAGTATAAGCGAGCTATGGCACCAATAGGGAGGGCTCTTGCAAGAACTGGTATCACACCAAACATGATCACTGGTCTGACTGTTCTTGTGGCCCTGATTAGTACTTATTTCTTCTATCTGGGATCACTGCTC comes from the Candidatus Thorarchaeota archaeon genome and includes:
- the lysS gene encoding lysine--tRNA ligase, whose product is MPPQAEEEFSIHWIDDVVSDVLERDTDEYLVSTGKSPSGSIHIGFMRELVIADVITRRLQDLDKNARMMFVVDDYDPIRSFPDGVSLPIDEWSGIPYSRIPDEFGCCKSFGAHYANELIESFPDFGVDPDVVWTSKIYETEEMLDAVRICLRHTETIREIMVEYVASDFDDEQREEYLKGMESWFPASVVCPKCGHLQSGTKGAIEPNRVTDYDAEKDLITFECQECGYSDTLPLDELKIKLTWRVDWPAKWYIYDVTCEPAGKDHSVKGGSYDTGLEVSRRVFNEQGPVKVAYEWVRIGGRDMATSEGIVFTPDAWTKIAPPEVYRYLMLKTDLRRAINIEPERLPELIDEYDRFERIYYGLEEGTEEEIEVAQLVYPLTQVHPVRDTYCPKLPFKFAKEVSQLEDFLGPEVVMNRCKEAIKKQYDLNQVSEEAISHIRVRLQRAKNWVNQFGSDSDKLTIRDTVPDEFSMKLSPEEKEFLEKMLDLLQSGPLEDEEIQSAVFENARDIGIKVGKAFGVFYKLLISRRHGPRLGPFINLLGREWVVERLEAVLQRK
- a CDS encoding FtsX-like permease family protein gives rise to the protein MSKQDYASQDLKRRPLRTALVMATMTTVVAATVFLFLFGNVLLDITFLITSEASTSSLIVFFEGFIWTSLILVLLLGAVVVTSTVSLEMSSRRKDIGLMKSIGTLMDTVFDHFMAQAMILVVSSLVLGFSFGTIFYLAGMMWLGSVVPNVQFTFNFPWVQLLILALIYIAGGYFAAQKPIYDAVHESPISAMNPNAATTVHKRGFFDSFGLSFRVATRSVGRKIAGSKKTLVAVGLSIALASLLWVGGGVVQTTTDAYVSRAMGTNVVAIGNPSMLDRYYSAYSFSGDTLNDSFSYLDETDLIPNELVTELENMTGVIHSESRLVDYTAVSEGPAYIWNPETNEYERIGGDRTGSALIMGVEWQNSISDWYFEGEEEQLSLDEFAGTRKTAIGGRMANTLFEDPMIQSLGVAGASFDVGAIAFDILNGGMVAMISFSEMQEIWDVSGPNLFLVQLDEYDSTILSQLEDIASDYGFAVHHQQETLKGNIDYIAGLWNLLQPLAIMALASAFLSLVNYLLVSIFGRLRDYIIMRSVGAKPSFIARTMIAEGLEIGMKSGVPAIFGAILFSIYLLVPEAAVPTVLYLPVSVAVMLLAVGLVVVLAAIPVYLLFTSESRNLRVSEFSI
- a CDS encoding ABC transporter ATP-binding protein; the encoded protein is MHEDTILGSDETDIELDLDDLEGAKHAIRLDKVSRIYELDGHEIQAVQDVTMQVTPGEFVAISGPSGSGKTTLLNIIGCIDCASSGRVYVMDVPIGDYDETFRATFRLTYTGFIFQSYNLISTLTALENVMFPMQLSERKLRTIRSEASDLLKRVGLSEREEHLPWQLSSGEQQRVAIARAMANNPPLILADEPTANLDAESATMVRDLLTALNREGKTVVTMTHDERLLSLSDAHRYEMKNGVLRPHE
- a CDS encoding transposase, with translation MSDDKDSDDFSEFMAPRKSEEENPYVLRVMTGRLKGIRNAARRGNYKGSKFRGMVHRWSFSRITEGLKHGLEQLGWEVEGKESHFHAVPENWTSIMCWKCGNKGVRPKQSLFVCHTCGFRTNADRNGSLNIARRLLTLIPSLKDETGLGRWATPKRGNGSAPKAVRKTCSSKQKSSLSHNGPPSGRGESAAVRFVQLDLSSFGDETGPSDNNSAVAKAVENLTAPGCDVPGHGQETEAETGGGTVS
- a CDS encoding 4-vinyl reductase; translation: MSNEVIEWWKGRLDSNELMKAFFAKTWTKLGARIEVLFPDRVRDLYYSAGRLAGLEAQREYFKIGEQTPPGDFKGIIEFITMALERLIVPFGEIEIAKLYKLFLDEEAIIEIKENPYASGMDSEEPACYYLRGFIESIMEYLTDYNRIDYETLEIEEETCMAMGDEACSFHIKMSYPPRG